The DNA sequence CTCTGAGAGCGGTGGCTGTGGTTTGCCGAGGATGCTTTCTGGTAGATCATCTACCATAATCATTCCGTCATCGACCGTCAACACCAGTCGTTGTACCATATGCTCCAGTTCCCGGACATTTCCCGGCCACGCATACGCTAGCAATTTGTCGATGGCACGTTGATGCAGGACAAGCTTCTTTTTATAGAGCTGGTTAAAACGGTCCAAAAAATTGAGCAACATCCTCAAGATATCTTCCGAACGTTCCCGTAACGGCGGAATGTTGATGGGGAACACGATCAAGCGAAAATACAAATCTTGTCGAAACTCTCCTCTGTTCACTTTTTCTAGTAATTCCACATTGGTAGCGGCAACGAGGCGAAAATCCACTTTTTTCGGAGTCGTTCCTCCTACGCGATAAAAGGTCTTTTCCTGAATGAGCATCAACAGCTTGACCTGCAGCTTCATCGGCAATTCACCAATTTCATCAAGAAACAATGTTCCTTTCTCCGCTTGCTCCACTAGACCTTTCTTTCCCTTTAGGCTCGCCCCGCTGAACGCACCCGGTTCAAAGCCAAACAGCTCCGATTCCAACAGGCTTTCCGGTATACTACCGCAATTAATTTCGACGAACGGCTTATCTTTCCGAGAGCTCAAATGGTGCAATTGACGTGCAAAGGTTGTCTTCCCTACGCCTGATTCTCCTGTCAGCAAGACAGAAACGTCTATTTCCGCCACTTTGCGGATGGTAGTCTCCACCTTAGCCATGCCTTGACTACTCCACGGAATGTCGTTCAACGATTGATTGTTTCGCAATTTATCCAGCTCTTCTTTTACGGTCTCCATTTCTCTTTCGACCGTTTGCAGATGCTCCCTGAGTTGCAGCAATTCTGTAATGTCATTCGCGCAACAGACGACGTACATCAGTTCACCAGCCTCGTCAAAAAACGGGGTGGCCGTCACGAATACCTTGTTTCCTGTACCCGATTCCTGTATCACCGTTTCCTTTTTCCCCGAGCGAAAGACTGCTTTTGCTGCCGAAGGGAAAAAAATTCGCCCCTTCTCCATTTCGTCTACCGTTTTTCCGAGCAGATACGACTTGGAAACCGAATAGACCTCTTCCAAAGCACCATTTATATAAACGATGACCCCATTTTTGTCTACAATCGTAATATCATTATGAAAAGTGTCCATGATTTTCTCCCAGTCCCACTTGTGCAACGCTTTCACTCCTCTCTAAATAATGTACACTATGATTAACTATTAATATGGCACACAAATTGCAATTTTCCCACTAAAAAGAGAATGAGGAGGCATGTAAATTGAAAATGGGATGCCCTTATGGGAGTCATAGAGTTTTAGAGCCGGTAGGTGTTCTGCCACAAGCTGCTTGGAAGCTAGAGCATTCGCTGCCTATCTATCCTAATGAATTGTTGATTGACGTCGAGATGTTAAATATTGATGCAGCCAGCTTTCGGCAAATGCGCGAGCAAGCTAGAACGGAGGATGGCATCGCAGAGTTGATTATACAAACCGTCCGGGACCGGGGAAAACAGCACAACCCCGTGACAGGCTCAGGAGGGATGTTAATCGGAACGGTTAGGGAGGTCGGAGAAGGATGGACGGGGAATGTGGCAGTTGGTAGCAAAATCGCTACTCTTGTTTCACTCTCTTTGACTCCATTGAACTTGGAACAAATTCACTCTATTAATTTGAGCACTTGCCAGGTACGTGTCACTGGTCAAGCTATACTCTTTGAA is a window from the Brevibacillus choshinensis genome containing:
- a CDS encoding sigma-54 interaction domain-containing protein, whose amino-acid sequence is MDTFHNDITIVDKNGVIVYINGALEEVYSVSKSYLLGKTVDEMEKGRIFFPSAAKAVFRSGKKETVIQESGTGNKVFVTATPFFDEAGELMYVVCCANDITELLQLREHLQTVEREMETVKEELDKLRNNQSLNDIPWSSQGMAKVETTIRKVAEIDVSVLLTGESGVGKTTFARQLHHLSSRKDKPFVEINCGSIPESLLESELFGFEPGAFSGASLKGKKGLVEQAEKGTLFLDEIGELPMKLQVKLLMLIQEKTFYRVGGTTPKKVDFRLVAATNVELLEKVNRGEFRQDLYFRLIVFPINIPPLRERSEDILRMLLNFLDRFNQLYKKKLVLHQRAIDKLLAYAWPGNVRELEHMVQRLVLTVDDGMIMVDDLPESILGKPQPPLSEQTNQTLPQTLQEVERFMLQQAYQECKSTTEMAKVLGISQPSVVRKLKQYKHLFESK